A single window of Chloracidobacterium sp. DNA harbors:
- a CDS encoding peptidyl-prolyl cis-trans isomerase, which yields MKLFRIAGLICMGLLLFAGITPAQETETKVIDEVVAQINDGVITLSGIKRETKSIIELELQKGTKREDAEKMVAEKKGELIANLINEELLVQKAKELGLESEVEAAINARFVDIMKQNDMKTLDGMYEEMRKQGVDPADIREMWRKQITRERVIQREVQGKLYWSFNGKDIKDYYEKNKSKFTKPEMIGLSEIFLSFAGRDPATIRERAKKLVAEARGGADFGKLVAANSDRPDAAKTLGKFDALPVRDLNQVFAKVLAGVKAGSIAEPVEGDETGISILRVDERTDASTEAMFDEGAVRLAMTNEKIVDEQKKFMKELREDAYIKISENYRPIVSPILFADERTEKPGN from the coding sequence ATGAAATTATTCAGGATCGCAGGTCTGATTTGTATGGGCCTGTTGCTTTTTGCTGGGATAACGCCTGCTCAGGAAACTGAGACTAAGGTGATCGACGAGGTAGTCGCTCAGATAAATGACGGCGTGATCACGCTGTCGGGTATCAAGCGCGAAACCAAGAGCATTATCGAACTGGAACTGCAAAAAGGCACCAAACGCGAAGATGCCGAAAAGATGGTCGCAGAAAAGAAAGGCGAACTTATCGCCAATCTGATCAACGAAGAACTGCTCGTCCAAAAAGCAAAGGAACTCGGACTCGAATCCGAGGTTGAGGCGGCGATCAACGCTCGTTTTGTTGACATAATGAAACAAAACGATATGAAGACGCTCGACGGAATGTACGAAGAGATGCGCAAACAGGGCGTCGATCCGGCGGACATTCGCGAAATGTGGCGAAAGCAGATCACGCGTGAACGTGTGATCCAACGCGAAGTGCAGGGCAAGCTCTATTGGAGTTTTAACGGTAAAGACATCAAGGATTATTACGAGAAGAATAAGAGCAAATTTACCAAACCGGAAATGATCGGTCTGAGTGAGATTTTCCTGTCATTTGCCGGTCGTGATCCTGCTACCATTCGCGAACGTGCGAAAAAACTGGTTGCCGAGGCACGCGGAGGGGCGGACTTTGGCAAACTAGTTGCCGCAAACTCGGACCGTCCTGATGCGGCTAAGACATTGGGCAAGTTTGATGCTCTTCCGGTTCGAGACCTTAATCAAGTGTTCGCAAAAGTTTTGGCAGGCGTAAAGGCCGGTTCGATAGCCGAACCGGTCGAGGGCGACGAGACAGGAATCAGTATTCTCCGTGTTGACGAACGAACAGACGCAAGTACTGAGGCAATGTTTGACGAGGGTGCGGTCAGACTCGCGATGACCAATGAAAAGATCGTTGACGAGCAGAAAAAGTTTATGAAAGAGCTTCGCGAGGATGCGTACATCAAGATCAGTGAAAACTATCGCCCGATCGTCTCCCCGATACTTTTCGCGGACGAGCGAACGGAAAAGCCGGGCAATTAA
- the dusB gene encoding tRNA dihydrouridine synthase DusB: protein MKPFKIRDILIDPPLILSPMAGVTDYTFRRLIKRRGGVGLVVSEFISVEGLTRHNPKSKRQMRFDQEERPYAVQIFGGKPDRMAMGAEMAQEVGADILDVNCGCPAPKVVKNGGGSGLLREPALLETILKEIKKTITIPLTLKLRTGYTESSINVVDVAKMAEQCGVEHIQVHGRTRDQGYKGLANWELIRQVKEAVSIPVSGNGDITTIKYGMDRWAESGVDGILIGRGAMQNPWIFRQFADALAGREPYQPDLREKKDVLLEFFSMCREEMPEIVSLGKMKQLAGQFTKGLVGGAQFRQTLYHSHSAAEILDNITIYFETLSNRETFGDGVTEADRDLEMDSCDGGMVIPTRDADTSAANA, encoded by the coding sequence ATGAAACCGTTTAAGATCCGAGATATTCTCATCGACCCGCCCCTCATCCTCTCGCCTATGGCCGGGGTGACGGACTATACCTTTCGCCGGTTGATCAAGCGGCGCGGCGGAGTTGGTCTGGTCGTGTCTGAGTTTATTTCGGTCGAGGGCCTGACGCGGCATAATCCCAAATCAAAACGGCAGATGCGTTTCGATCAGGAAGAACGTCCATATGCCGTGCAGATCTTTGGCGGTAAGCCTGACCGAATGGCGATGGGCGCCGAAATGGCTCAAGAGGTCGGCGCCGACATTCTCGACGTCAATTGTGGTTGTCCGGCCCCGAAGGTCGTCAAGAATGGCGGCGGTTCGGGCTTGCTTCGCGAACCGGCATTGCTTGAGACCATCCTCAAAGAGATTAAAAAGACCATCACCATCCCGCTAACCTTAAAGCTAAGGACCGGTTACACAGAATCGTCGATAAATGTCGTGGACGTCGCAAAAATGGCCGAACAATGCGGCGTTGAGCATATCCAGGTGCACGGCCGAACGCGCGATCAGGGCTACAAAGGCCTTGCGAACTGGGAACTGATACGTCAGGTAAAGGAGGCGGTCAGCATCCCGGTTTCCGGTAACGGCGACATCACAACTATCAAGTACGGTATGGACCGTTGGGCCGAATCCGGCGTCGATGGCATTCTGATCGGCCGTGGTGCGATGCAAAATCCGTGGATATTTCGACAGTTCGCCGACGCTCTGGCCGGCCGCGAACCGTATCAGCCCGATCTGCGGGAGAAAAAGGATGTGTTGCTCGAATTCTTTTCGATGTGCCGCGAAGAAATGCCTGAGATCGTGAGCCTCGGTAAAATGAAGCAACTCGCGGGACAGTTCACAAAAGGCCTGGTCGGCGGAGCCCAATTTAGACAGACGCTCTACCATTCACACTCCGCCGCAGAAATACTGGATAACATCACAATTTATTTTGAAACGCTCTCAAACCGCGAAACTTTTGGCGACGGCGTCACCGAGGCTGATCGCGACCTCGAAATGGATTCGTGTGACGGCGGAATGGTCATCCCGACCCGCGATGCCGACACGAGTGCGGCAAACGCGTGA
- a CDS encoding DUF4920 domain-containing protein, which yields MKKLIALIGLFAAFTFSAMGQESAKAATPTDKDKTEAIPSDGYLKRGTAIGNSKKVSLNKLMKDPAKFTGKTVRIEGVVVRSCKSEGCWAEVAENKESKSLRIKMKDHSFFIPLESAGSSARIEGTVAVKTLSKAQVDHMIEEDGAKFDNRNADGTVVEVSFEATGIELKKATK from the coding sequence ATGAAAAAATTAATTGCACTTATTGGATTGTTTGCGGCATTTACTTTCTCGGCGATGGGCCAGGAAAGTGCAAAGGCGGCCACGCCCACGGATAAGGATAAGACCGAAGCGATTCCGTCCGACGGATATCTGAAACGCGGAACGGCGATCGGTAATTCTAAAAAGGTCTCATTGAACAAGCTGATGAAAGACCCGGCTAAATTTACGGGTAAAACCGTACGAATCGAGGGCGTCGTAGTTCGGTCGTGCAAGTCCGAGGGTTGTTGGGCCGAGGTTGCTGAAAATAAGGAAAGCAAGAGCCTACGGATCAAGATGAAAGATCACTCATTTTTCATCCCGCTCGAATCTGCCGGTTCGTCGGCTCGTATCGAGGGCACTGTCGCTGTTAAGACACTGTCCAAGGCACAGGTCGATCATATGATCGAAGAGGACGGCGCGAAATTTGATAATCGTAATGCTGACGGTACGGTCGTGGAGGTCTCGTTTGAGGCTACCGGGATCGAACTGAAGAAAGCAACTAAGTAG
- a CDS encoding amidohydrolase, whose translation MRLLSRSLALVLILCSQHLAQMPADLIIVNAKVRTLDKNGRVAEAVAVSGNKISAVGTTLAISAMAGPNTRTIDAGGRIVLPGFNDSHVHFTAIGNIFSSVDLSKVRSPEEFSREIELITKVMPPGRWILGRGWNEQNWTPATSPTKALIDSISPQNPVLVYNADGRSVLVNSVALAMVPIRSLSATAADVERDAQGEPTGILRGRAIDVLSRKIPQPHVQQWPDLIRTASNYAASLGVTSVQDVHSDELWDIYRQLDASGELKTRVYDCVPLSSWRKLANEGVQAASGVSMVRTGCLKHYSDGDKISIRELFEDISGADKAGLQVMIHAMGPAANDEILTIFERVIAKNGLRDRRFRIEHVYRARAVDLPRFARSKIIASMQPWLFYQPGRRDSEFRTLLASGAQMAFGSDASMTDLNPLLGIYAAVESGLTVDQAVRAYTVSAAYAEFQESVKGTIELGKLADIVMLSDNIFSIAPRKIRESKVILTIVGGRIVYQADEPR comes from the coding sequence ATGAGGTTACTTAGCAGAAGTTTGGCGTTGGTGCTGATCTTATGCAGTCAGCACCTCGCCCAGATGCCTGCTGATCTGATCATCGTCAACGCAAAGGTTCGAACGCTGGATAAGAACGGCCGTGTCGCCGAGGCAGTCGCGGTTTCGGGCAATAAGATCTCGGCGGTCGGCACGACTCTTGCGATATCCGCAATGGCCGGTCCCAATACTCGTACGATCGATGCCGGCGGGAGAATCGTCCTGCCCGGTTTTAATGACTCGCACGTTCATTTTACAGCGATCGGCAATATTTTCTCCTCGGTCGATCTGTCGAAAGTGCGGTCGCCCGAGGAGTTTTCCCGCGAAATAGAATTGATCACGAAAGTGATGCCTCCCGGCCGTTGGATACTCGGCCGTGGTTGGAATGAACAGAATTGGACGCCGGCTACATCACCGACCAAGGCTCTGATCGACAGCATTTCACCCCAAAACCCTGTGCTGGTTTACAACGCCGACGGCCGTTCGGTTTTGGTAAACAGCGTCGCCTTGGCAATGGTACCGATCCGCAGCTTGTCCGCAACTGCGGCGGACGTTGAACGCGACGCACAGGGCGAACCGACCGGCATTCTTCGCGGCCGAGCCATCGATGTACTTTCACGAAAAATACCGCAGCCACACGTTCAGCAGTGGCCTGACCTGATCCGGACGGCATCAAACTACGCGGCGTCGCTAGGCGTGACAAGCGTTCAGGACGTCCATTCGGACGAATTGTGGGACATCTATCGCCAACTCGATGCCAGCGGTGAGCTTAAAACACGAGTCTACGACTGCGTACCGCTGTCGAGTTGGCGCAAATTGGCAAACGAGGGCGTTCAGGCCGCATCGGGCGTTTCGATGGTCCGAACAGGTTGTCTCAAGCACTATTCGGATGGGGACAAAATAAGCATCCGAGAGCTTTTCGAAGATATTTCGGGTGCGGATAAGGCGGGATTGCAAGTGATGATCCACGCAATGGGGCCAGCCGCCAATGACGAGATACTTACGATCTTCGAACGTGTCATTGCCAAAAACGGCCTGCGAGATCGTCGATTTCGCATAGAGCACGTTTACCGGGCCAGAGCAGTCGATCTGCCGCGATTTGCACGCTCGAAGATAATCGCGTCGATGCAGCCCTGGCTTTTTTATCAGCCCGGACGGCGAGATTCTGAATTTCGAACATTGCTCGCATCCGGTGCTCAGATGGCTTTCGGATCCGACGCGTCGATGACCGATCTCAACCCTTTGCTTGGTATTTATGCGGCGGTCGAGAGCGGACTGACCGTCGATCAGGCAGTGCGAGCATACACGGTCAGTGCCGCATACGCTGAGTTTCAAGAGAGCGTAAAGGGGACGATCGAATTAGGCAAACTGGCCGACATAGTTATGCTTTCGGATAATATCTTTAGTATTGCCCCGCGAAAGATCCGCGAATCAAAGGTGATATTGACAATAGTCGGCGGCAGGATCGTTTATCAGGCCGACGAGCCGCGATGA
- a CDS encoding amidohydrolase: MKLLTSAILFFVLVLQGFAQSISADLVITNANIRTMDSKRTVARSVAVVNGKIVAIGSEADTKPLIGAKTRVIDAKGRTVIPGFNDAHVHFLETGQQLSLVELRDAPTPEEFVRRIRDFAAKLPKGRWILGGKWDHENWKPNTLPTAAMIDAATPDNPVFIDRLDGHMALANSLAMKLASVNKDTKEVDGGLIVRDAAGNPAGVFKDAAMSYINRVVPDPSFDERSDAAIAATEHAASLGVTSVTDVSAGTDIGVYQQLMRQGKLKTRIYGCSTLADYKRWERTGVRSAFGDAMLRVGCLKGFADGSLGSTTAWLFEPYLDDPKSTGLPSDEIAKMPELVLAADKAGLQVNIHAIGDKANATVLDIYERTAAADGPRDRRFRIEHSQHLRQADIKRFGSLKVVASMQPFHIIDDGRWAWKRIDEKRLRGAYAFRTLLDTGAVLAFGSDSPVAPLNPLFGVYAAVTRRTLDDKNPNGWIPEQKISVDEAVRAFTWGSAYGEFQENVKGTLEIGKLADMVILSDDIFTIDPVKIKDAKVLMTIVDGRVVFEKK, from the coding sequence ATGAAATTACTTACATCAGCCATCTTATTTTTCGTACTTGTATTGCAGGGTTTCGCACAAAGTATTAGTGCGGACCTAGTCATCACAAATGCCAACATTCGTACGATGGACTCCAAACGGACAGTCGCACGATCGGTAGCGGTGGTGAACGGCAAGATAGTTGCGATCGGTTCGGAGGCGGACACCAAGCCGTTGATCGGTGCGAAAACGCGAGTTATCGACGCCAAAGGGCGAACCGTCATTCCGGGGTTTAACGATGCTCACGTCCATTTTTTGGAAACGGGACAACAGCTATCGCTGGTCGAGCTGCGGGATGCCCCGACGCCTGAGGAATTTGTCCGCCGGATCAGGGATTTTGCGGCGAAACTGCCGAAAGGCCGCTGGATATTGGGCGGAAAGTGGGATCACGAGAACTGGAAGCCGAACACATTGCCGACCGCAGCGATGATCGACGCGGCGACGCCGGACAATCCGGTCTTTATCGATCGGCTTGACGGCCATATGGCACTTGCCAATTCGCTCGCAATGAAACTGGCGAGCGTAAACAAAGACACGAAAGAGGTTGATGGCGGATTGATAGTTCGCGACGCGGCGGGCAATCCCGCGGGCGTTTTTAAGGACGCGGCGATGTCGTACATCAATAGAGTCGTCCCGGATCCTTCGTTCGACGAAAGATCGGATGCCGCCATAGCGGCGACCGAACACGCCGCATCACTGGGCGTGACGAGCGTGACTGACGTTTCGGCAGGTACCGATATCGGCGTCTATCAGCAGTTGATGCGGCAGGGCAAGCTCAAGACACGCATTTATGGTTGTTCGACGCTCGCCGACTATAAACGTTGGGAGCGTACCGGTGTCAGATCTGCGTTTGGCGACGCGATGCTGCGTGTCGGGTGTCTGAAGGGTTTTGCAGACGGCAGCCTTGGTTCGACAACCGCTTGGCTTTTCGAACCGTATCTCGACGACCCCAAATCGACCGGCCTGCCGAGCGATGAGATAGCCAAAATGCCCGAACTCGTCTTGGCCGCGGATAAAGCCGGGCTACAGGTCAATATTCACGCGATCGGCGATAAGGCAAATGCGACAGTTCTTGATATTTATGAAAGGACCGCGGCCGCAGACGGCCCGCGCGACCGCCGGTTTCGAATCGAGCATTCGCAACATTTGCGGCAAGCGGATATTAAGCGATTTGGCAGCCTGAAGGTGGTTGCGTCGATGCAGCCGTTTCATATCATCGACGATGGCCGATGGGCTTGGAAGCGAATCGATGAGAAGCGCCTGCGGGGTGCATATGCGTTTCGCACTCTGCTCGATACGGGGGCGGTACTGGCGTTTGGGTCGGACTCGCCTGTTGCACCGTTAAATCCGCTTTTCGGTGTTTACGCCGCCGTTACTCGCCGTACTCTTGATGATAAGAATCCGAACGGATGGATCCCTGAACAGAAAATTTCCGTCGATGAGGCCGTGCGGGCATTCACTTGGGGTTCGGCGTACGGCGAATTTCAGGAAAACGTCAAAGGCACGCTCGAGATCGGCAAGCTCGCTGATATGGTCATCCTTTCAGACGATATTTTTACGATCGACCCGGTAAAGATCAAGGACGCGAAGGTGCTGATGACGATCGTGGACGGCCGCGTGGTCTTTGAGAAAAAATGA
- a CDS encoding energy transducer TonB has product MRILLIPILFFVAVATVATQPPQPASTEWIRVRSDNGEFNIEVPKKNKHYGNKTGFTLGRSFGDSFVMADMNLVNAFADGTLVSVESYNAFEGALDAIYDRDSLRKSDIVTSKTKASGYTIRQITKKADEFYMIRRYFNSKDQIYILTAASRTGETPTMRRFLDSVQFTPGKTKPDADKTIAMSSLPQDEPRVEILDDKPAANAKSSVATTSSGTGIEKLVIVNRQIPSYTNAARQKGVTGNIRVRAKFSDEGWISDLSLYEKLDGGLLRQTLFAAIRIKFLPQQSDGKPISVTKTVEYSFLIF; this is encoded by the coding sequence TTGAGAATACTTCTAATTCCGATACTCTTTTTTGTTGCGGTAGCCACGGTTGCCACCCAACCACCGCAGCCCGCCTCGACCGAATGGATTCGGGTTCGAAGCGACAACGGCGAGTTCAATATCGAAGTTCCTAAAAAGAACAAGCACTACGGCAACAAAACCGGATTTACGCTCGGCAGATCTTTCGGCGATTCCTTCGTTATGGCCGATATGAATTTAGTCAATGCGTTTGCGGACGGAACATTAGTCAGCGTCGAGTCTTATAACGCTTTTGAGGGTGCACTGGATGCGATCTATGACAGAGACTCTTTACGAAAGTCCGACATCGTAACCTCCAAGACAAAAGCCTCCGGCTATACAATTCGTCAGATAACAAAGAAAGCCGACGAATTCTATATGATCCGTCGATATTTTAACTCGAAAGATCAGATTTACATTCTCACCGCGGCATCCCGAACGGGCGAAACTCCCACGATGCGGCGTTTTCTCGATTCCGTCCAGTTCACACCGGGAAAAACGAAGCCCGATGCAGATAAGACCATTGCAATGTCGTCTCTGCCACAGGACGAACCTCGTGTCGAGATCTTAGACGATAAACCGGCCGCAAACGCAAAATCCTCGGTGGCAACAACAAGCTCCGGAACGGGAATTGAAAAGCTCGTCATCGTCAATAGGCAGATTCCATCATATACCAACGCTGCCCGTCAAAAAGGCGTAACGGGGAATATCAGAGTTCGCGCAAAATTTTCGGACGAGGGTTGGATCTCTGATCTTTCGCTCTATGAAAAGCTCGACGGCGGGCTTCTACGCCAAACGCTTTTTGCCGCTATCAGAATCAAGTTTCTACCTCAACAATCTGACGGCAAACCGATTTCAGTAACCAAAACCGTTGAATATTCATTTCTTATCTTTTAA
- a CDS encoding sigma-70 family RNA polymerase sigma factor, protein MAQDNIGSLDAGGSKNTVAEEKLSDHQLIEATKNGDENAFAEIVARYRNPLTNYLYRFLNDYEEAVDLAQETFVRVYFAIDRYHTQYAFSTYVYRIATNLAISEIRRRKRRRLLSLTGLFQSDEDSDVEYQPADTAALQDSQLVDDERDRTIAKAIAALPEKYRVPIILRDIQGKSYDEVAEIMGLRLGTTKSRISRGRGLLKEKLEHYF, encoded by the coding sequence ATGGCTCAGGACAATATCGGCTCATTGGACGCGGGGGGATCAAAAAACACCGTGGCTGAAGAGAAATTGTCGGACCACCAACTGATCGAGGCGACCAAGAACGGTGACGAAAATGCGTTTGCCGAGATCGTGGCCCGTTACCGCAATCCGCTAACAAATTACCTCTATAGATTTTTGAACGACTACGAAGAAGCGGTCGATCTCGCACAGGAGACGTTCGTACGGGTTTATTTTGCGATCGACCGTTACCATACGCAATATGCGTTTTCGACCTATGTTTACCGGATCGCGACCAATCTGGCGATCAGCGAGATCAGACGGCGTAAGCGGCGACGACTATTGTCACTGACCGGGCTTTTCCAGTCCGATGAGGACAGTGACGTCGAGTATCAACCGGCCGACACTGCCGCACTGCAGGACTCGCAACTGGTCGATGACGAACGCGACCGGACCATCGCCAAGGCGATCGCGGCACTGCCCGAAAAGTATCGAGTGCCGATCATCCTGAGGGATATCCAGGGCAAATCGTATGATGAGGTCGCTGAGATAATGGGACTTCGGCTCGGGACGACCAAGTCACGGATCAGCCGCGGTAGAGGATTGTTGAAAGAGAAGTTAGAACATTATTTTTAG
- a CDS encoding tRNA (cytidine(34)-2'-O)-methyltransferase, with amino-acid sequence MLHVALVEPEIPPNTGNIARLCAAANTSLHIVGVTGFRMDDRTLKRSGLDYWEFVDLHRHIDVDELYAALPTSRFVYLTTKSDIPYSSWQFQDGDCLVFGPETRGLPESILDANAASCLTIPMASQNVRSLNLSTSVGIVLYEAIRQINLYK; translated from the coding sequence ATGTTGCACGTCGCTCTGGTCGAACCGGAAATACCGCCAAACACCGGAAATATTGCACGTCTCTGTGCGGCGGCCAACACATCGCTGCATATCGTCGGCGTTACGGGATTTAGAATGGACGACCGCACGCTCAAGCGCTCGGGGCTGGATTACTGGGAATTTGTCGACCTGCACCGCCATATCGACGTCGACGAACTCTATGCCGCCCTTCCCACGTCAAGATTTGTTTACCTTACTACCAAGTCCGATATCCCCTACTCTTCTTGGCAGTTTCAGGACGGCGATTGCCTTGTATTTGGCCCCGAAACGCGAGGCCTGCCGGAAAGCATACTAGACGCAAATGCCGCCTCGTGCCTGACGATCCCTATGGCAAGCCAAAACGTTCGCAGTCTCAATCTCTCTACGAGTGTCGGCATTGTTCTTTACGAAGCTATACGACAGATCAACCTTTATAAGTAA